From Pedobacter indicus, a single genomic window includes:
- a CDS encoding NADP-dependent malic enzyme gives MKVKNKKQDALDYHSKGRPGKIEVVPTKPTNSQRDLSLAYSPGVAEPCLRISENKEDAYKYTAKGNLVAVISNGTSVLGLGDIGADAGKPVMEGKGLLFKIFADIDVFDLELNTKNVDEFVNIVKALEPTFGGVNLEDIKAPECFEIEQRLKEEMSIPVMHDDQHGTAIISGAALINACEIQKKKIEKVKIVVNGAGAAAISCTKIYISLGAKKENIVMLDRAGVIRSDRKVLEKTKSEFATDVDIHTLEEAVKGADVFIGLSAGNVLSVDMLKSMNKKPIVFAMANPDPEIDYDLATKTRSDIIMATGRSDFPNQVNNVLGFPYIFRGALDVRATAINEEMKIAAVYAIAELAKKSVPEAVNEAYEESNLKFGKDYIIPKPNDPRLITSVAPAVAKAAIETGVARNTIDDFEAYVNQLRNRLGSDDRIIRDVTVLAKKDPKRVVFTEADNYKILKAAQIVNDEGIAYPILLGNRKKIDNLIKEHNLELGEVEIIDPFEEQNSERFQKYVQFLFKKRQRRGITESGANKLMLDRNYFAACMVEFGEADTLISGLTKNYGTAIKPALQVIGTQPGSRVAGMYMMLTKKGPVFFGDTTINENPTIDELVDISVLLDKAVRRFNIKPRLAVLSYSNFGSSDGVVPVKTREVVRRLHESHPEITVDGEMQGNFAINPELLTDNFPFSTLDGQAANTLVFPNLESGNIAYKLLQELGDAEAVGPILLGMNKPVHVLQLDSSVREIINMVTIAVVDVQSHAKSKKKKRK, from the coding sequence ATGAAGGTAAAAAATAAGAAGCAGGACGCACTTGACTATCATAGTAAGGGCAGACCAGGGAAGATTGAGGTTGTTCCAACTAAACCAACGAATTCTCAACGAGATTTATCGCTCGCTTATTCACCGGGAGTTGCGGAGCCTTGTCTGCGGATTTCTGAAAATAAAGAAGATGCTTATAAATATACTGCCAAAGGAAACTTGGTAGCCGTTATCAGTAACGGCACATCAGTTTTGGGATTAGGAGATATTGGTGCAGATGCAGGGAAGCCGGTAATGGAAGGTAAAGGGTTGCTATTTAAGATTTTTGCAGATATTGATGTTTTTGATCTCGAGTTAAATACAAAGAACGTTGACGAGTTTGTAAATATTGTTAAAGCATTGGAGCCTACTTTTGGCGGTGTTAATCTAGAGGATATCAAGGCACCAGAGTGCTTCGAAATAGAGCAGCGGCTTAAAGAAGAGATGTCGATCCCAGTGATGCACGACGACCAACATGGTACAGCAATTATATCGGGCGCTGCTCTGATCAATGCATGTGAAATTCAGAAGAAGAAAATAGAGAAAGTTAAAATTGTGGTGAATGGTGCGGGGGCCGCAGCGATTTCTTGTACAAAAATTTACATATCACTTGGAGCTAAGAAGGAAAATATTGTTATGCTCGATCGGGCTGGAGTGATTCGATCGGATAGGAAAGTTCTTGAGAAAACGAAAAGTGAGTTTGCCACGGATGTCGATATTCATACCCTTGAAGAAGCAGTGAAGGGAGCTGATGTATTTATCGGTTTGTCAGCAGGGAATGTGTTGTCGGTAGATATGTTAAAGTCAATGAACAAAAAGCCGATCGTATTTGCTATGGCGAATCCGGATCCGGAGATCGATTATGATTTGGCAACGAAAACACGTTCTGATATTATTATGGCTACTGGCCGTTCAGATTTTCCGAATCAGGTGAATAATGTGCTGGGCTTTCCTTACATTTTCCGGGGTGCTTTAGATGTGCGTGCCACGGCAATTAATGAGGAAATGAAGATTGCTGCTGTATATGCGATTGCAGAGTTGGCTAAGAAATCTGTTCCCGAAGCGGTTAATGAAGCTTATGAAGAAAGTAATCTGAAGTTTGGCAAGGATTATATCATCCCTAAGCCGAACGACCCGCGCTTAATTACTTCGGTAGCGCCCGCCGTAGCCAAAGCAGCGATAGAGACTGGTGTGGCACGAAATACAATTGATGATTTTGAAGCCTATGTTAACCAGTTGAGAAATCGATTGGGTTCTGATGACCGGATTATTCGCGATGTAACTGTATTAGCAAAGAAAGATCCGAAGCGTGTTGTCTTTACAGAGGCTGATAACTATAAAATTTTGAAGGCGGCACAAATTGTCAATGATGAAGGGATTGCCTATCCCATACTTTTAGGAAATAGAAAGAAAATCGATAATCTGATCAAGGAGCACAATTTAGAGTTAGGCGAGGTTGAGATCATTGACCCTTTCGAGGAGCAAAATAGTGAGCGCTTCCAAAAATATGTCCAATTTTTATTTAAGAAGCGGCAACGACGAGGTATTACAGAGAGTGGTGCAAACAAGTTGATGCTTGATCGCAATTATTTCGCTGCTTGTATGGTCGAATTTGGTGAGGCGGATACATTGATCTCTGGTTTGACAAAAAATTATGGGACAGCGATTAAGCCGGCACTTCAGGTTATTGGAACACAGCCAGGGAGCCGCGTTGCTGGTATGTACATGATGCTAACAAAGAAAGGGCCTGTTTTCTTTGGAGATACAACAATTAATGAAAACCCAACGATTGACGAATTGGTCGATATTAGTGTTTTGCTTGATAAAGCGGTACGGAGATTTAATATTAAACCTCGATTAGCGGTTCTTTCTTATAGTAACTTTGGTTCGAGTGATGGCGTCGTCCCGGTTAAGACGCGCGAAGTTGTCCGAAGATTGCATGAATCACATCCAGAAATTACGGTGGATGGGGAGATGCAGGGTAACTTTGCGATCAATCCGGAACTGTTAACCGATAATTTCCCTTTTAGTACGCTTGATGGGCAGGCTGCAAATACGCTCGTATTCCCCAATTTGGAATCAGGTAATATAGCCTATAAATTACTGCAAGAATTGGGAGATGCGGAAGCAGTCGGACCAATTTTATTGGGTATGAATAAACCTGTACACGTTCTTCAGTTAGATAGTTCGGTCAGAGAGATCATAAATATGGTGACGATTGCAGTTGTGGATGTACAATCCCATGCTAAATCAAAAAAGAAGAAGCGTAAGTAA
- a CDS encoding acyl-CoA dehydrogenase family protein → MSYSTHINELSLSRSLLMKESSEAERNARMTRAQLDYIYRNELFHLLVPKKFGGEEMDLPSFAKLMESYAEVDGALAWVINLGAGANMFAGFMDEEAARTIFSNKKTCVAGSGAATGTAESEADGFLISGKWKYASGSAHANWFSLNAKIDGDGNYQSFLVPREDVEVLDTWHVYGMKATSSCDFKVEKVWIPAKYKFDLQNVSNKIDTPLYRFPFNVLAEINMVVMVTGLAIGFTKRVLEYANVRSIEVSEYDRLNRLFMESRSKMFAFLEELWTRTVERLPLEENLNKRFSMAVNQTAQLSRDLVDHLYAYTGMSTVFEANEISRVYRDFKVASQHGLLFPRHNV, encoded by the coding sequence ATGTCGTATTCAACACACATTAATGAACTATCCCTATCCCGGAGTTTACTCATGAAGGAATCTTCCGAAGCTGAGCGAAATGCTCGAATGACGAGGGCCCAGCTAGATTATATTTATCGGAATGAGCTCTTCCATCTTCTGGTGCCTAAAAAATTTGGCGGTGAAGAAATGGATCTGCCTTCGTTCGCAAAATTGATGGAAAGCTATGCAGAAGTTGACGGGGCACTTGCTTGGGTGATCAATCTTGGGGCTGGTGCCAATATGTTCGCTGGGTTTATGGATGAAGAAGCGGCACGCACCATATTTAGCAATAAGAAAACCTGTGTTGCGGGAAGCGGTGCTGCGACAGGTACGGCAGAATCAGAAGCTGACGGTTTTTTAATTTCTGGGAAATGGAAGTATGCCAGCGGGTCGGCTCATGCAAACTGGTTTTCACTTAACGCAAAAATTGACGGAGATGGTAACTATCAATCATTTTTAGTGCCCAGAGAAGATGTTGAAGTTTTAGATACATGGCACGTTTATGGGATGAAAGCCACGTCGAGCTGTGATTTTAAAGTAGAGAAAGTGTGGATTCCTGCTAAGTATAAGTTTGATTTGCAGAACGTGTCGAATAAAATAGATACACCACTTTATCGTTTTCCTTTCAATGTTTTGGCTGAGATTAACATGGTGGTAATGGTGACGGGTTTGGCAATTGGCTTTACTAAAAGAGTCTTGGAATACGCGAATGTGCGATCGATTGAAGTTTCTGAATACGATCGATTGAACCGCTTGTTTATGGAAAGCAGAAGTAAGATGTTTGCGTTCCTCGAAGAGCTTTGGACGCGGACTGTTGAACGACTACCTTTAGAAGAAAATCTGAACAAAAGATTTAGTATGGCTGTTAATCAAACCGCTCAATTAAGTCGAGATCTGGTCGATCATCTTTATGCGTATACGGGAATGAGTACAGTTTTTGAAGCTAATGAGATATCGAGGGTGTATCGCGACTTTAAGGTGGCATCGCAACACGGATTATTATTTCCGCGGCACAACGTTTGA